A region of Argentina anserina chromosome 5, drPotAnse1.1, whole genome shotgun sequence DNA encodes the following proteins:
- the LOC126794488 gene encoding 2-oxoglutarate-dependent dioxygenase 19-like has translation MAAVAQAMETSNVKSIKSLAESPALSSVPSAYAFNINPNDEADPNDPEFAVPIVDMSLLTSGTPDHRAQIIRDLVKICEEWGFFIAINHGVPESLMKGMIDACHGFFSLPDEEKEEFKSGNDVLEMFKYGTSYNLALDKVLLWRDFFKVRTHPEFYSLYKPASFSEVSLEFSKRSREVALEITRAISESLGLEPDYIYNKMNMDCGLQMLAGNYYPPCPQPEHAIGIPHHTDHGLVTLLIQNEMNGLQVEHNGKWLTVNGPPNGFFVNLADQMQILTNGKYKSVMHRATVNNRATRISIAIPHGPSVDTIIAPSPELCEREGQAPKYLAMNYKEYIQLQQSGKNYMKSTFDHIRA, from the exons ATGGCTGCAGTTGCTCAAGCCATGGAGACCTCAAATGTCAAAAGCATTAAATCACTAGCCGAGTCACCAGCTCTCAGCTCTGTTCCTTCTGCTTATGCCTTCAACATTAACCCCAACGATGAAGCTGATCCTAATGACCCTGAGTTTGCTGTTCCCATTGTTGATATGTCTCTTCTCACCTCCGGTACTCCTGATCATCGCGCTCAAATCATCCGCGATCTTGTCAAAATATGTGAAGAATGGGGCTTCTTCATC GCAATAAACCATGGTGTACCAGAAAGTCTAATGAAGGGGATGATCGATGCATGCCACGGATTCTTCAGCCTTCCAGATGAGGAGAAGGAAGAGTTTAAGTCCGGAAATGATGTTCTTGAGATGTTTAAGTATGGAACAAGCTATAATCTTGCATTGGACAAAGTACTTCTGTGGAGAGACTTCTTCAAGGTCCGAACACATCCCGAGTTCTACTCCCTCTACAAACCGGCTAGCTTCAG TGAGGTTTCGCTGGAGTTTAGCAAAAGAAGCCGAGAAGTAGCACTTGAAATAACGAGAGCAATATCAGAAAGCTTAGGTTTGGAGccggattacatatataacaaaatGAACATGGATTGTGGCCTTCAAATGCTAGCGGGGAACTACTACCCACCTTGTCCTCAGCCTGAACATGCCATTGGTATACCCCATCATACCGACCATGGTCTAGTCACTCTCCTTATCCAGAATGAGATGAATGGTCTCCAAGTTGAGCACAATGGAAAATGGCTCACTGTCAATGGTCCTCCCAACGGGTTTTTCGTTAACCTTGCAGATCAAATGCAG ATTCTTACAAACGGCAAGTACAAGAGTGTGATGCATCGCGCCACCGTGAACAACAGAGCTACGAGGATATCGATAGCCATACCACATGGACCATCCGTAGACACGATCATTGCACCATCACCCGAGTTGTGTGAAAGAGAAGGCCAAGCTCCAAAGTACCTTGCAATGAACTACAAGGAATATATACAACTTCAGCAAAGTGGCAAGAACTACATGAAATCCACATTTGATCACATTCGAGCCTAG